From one Pseudomonas fluorescens genomic stretch:
- a CDS encoding NAD(P)/FAD-dependent oxidoreductase — translation MNQYSPEHARSYYSATAHNLAPYPALGADLQADVCVIGGGFTGVNCAIELAQRGLSVILLEARRIGWGASGRNGGQLIRGIGHEVEGFARYVGQDGVKYLQRAGIESVEVVAERIREHGIDCDLRWGFCELANTPAQFAAFRAEQQSLAELNYRHETQLVGPEQMHQVVGSDVYAGGLIDRGSGHLHPLNLVLGEARVAESLGVRIFEQSPVLQINHGATVQVRSSHGTVRAASLVLACNAHLDELEPRLSGKVLPAGSYIIATEPLSKAQAEQLIPQNLSLCDQKVGLDYYRLSADRRLLFGGACHYSGRDPADIGAYMKPKMLKVFPQLADTRIDFQWGGKIGITANRFPQVGRLSQHPNVFYAQGYSGHGLNVTHWTARLLAEAIHAGHSQGLDVFSAVPHLTFPGGKALRSPLLALGMFWYRLREVLG, via the coding sequence ATGAACCAGTACAGCCCTGAACACGCCCGCTCCTACTACAGCGCCACGGCGCACAACCTGGCGCCCTACCCTGCCCTGGGCGCCGATCTGCAGGCCGATGTCTGTGTGATCGGCGGCGGTTTTACCGGGGTCAACTGCGCCATCGAACTGGCCCAGCGCGGCCTCTCGGTGATCCTTCTGGAGGCCCGGCGCATCGGCTGGGGCGCCAGCGGGCGCAACGGCGGTCAGCTGATTCGCGGTATCGGCCATGAAGTCGAAGGCTTTGCCCGCTACGTCGGCCAGGACGGGGTCAAGTACCTGCAGCGCGCCGGCATCGAGTCGGTCGAGGTGGTGGCCGAGCGTATCCGCGAGCACGGCATCGACTGCGACCTGCGCTGGGGCTTTTGCGAACTGGCCAATACCCCGGCGCAGTTCGCCGCCTTTCGCGCAGAACAACAAAGCCTGGCCGAACTGAACTATCGCCATGAAACGCAATTGGTCGGGCCCGAGCAGATGCATCAGGTGGTCGGCTCCGACGTCTATGCCGGCGGCCTGATCGACCGCGGCTCGGGCCACCTGCACCCGCTCAACCTGGTACTTGGCGAAGCCCGCGTGGCCGAATCCCTGGGTGTGCGCATCTTCGAACAGAGCCCGGTGCTGCAGATCAACCATGGCGCCACCGTGCAGGTACGCAGCAGTCATGGCACGGTACGCGCCGCCAGCCTGGTGCTGGCCTGCAACGCGCACCTGGATGAGCTGGAGCCGCGCCTGAGCGGCAAGGTGTTGCCCGCCGGCAGCTACATCATCGCCACCGAGCCGTTGTCCAAGGCACAGGCCGAGCAACTGATTCCGCAGAACCTGTCGCTGTGCGATCAGAAGGTCGGCCTCGACTATTACCGGCTGTCTGCCGACCGGCGCCTGCTGTTCGGCGGCGCCTGCCACTACTCCGGGCGCGACCCTGCGGACATCGGCGCCTACATGAAGCCGAAGATGCTCAAGGTGTTCCCGCAATTGGCCGATACCCGCATCGATTTTCAGTGGGGCGGCAAGATCGGCATCACCGCCAATCGCTTCCCCCAGGTCGGGCGCCTGTCCCAGCACCCCAATGTGTTTTACGCCCAGGGTTACAGCGGCCACGGCCTGAACGTCACCCACTGGACCGCGCGGCTGTTGGCCGAAGCGATTCATGCCGGGCACAGCCAGGGTCTGGATGTGTTCAGCGCGGTGCCACATTTGACCTTCCCCGGCGGCAAGGCCTTGCGCTCGCCACTGCTGGCGCTGGGGATGTTCTGGTACCGCCTGCGTGAGGTGCTTGGCTAG
- a CDS encoding peptidoglycan DD-metalloendopeptidase family protein: protein MFFRFVLIAVMLAMSACSSHSPSPGTSANKVVAGTYKVKRGDTLYSIAARHGWNFKELARYNGIGAPYAVNVGQTIRFGGSKTTTRSTTRTTTSASKARPAAPATKVTLRGWAWPLQGTVIRRFSSADKLNKGIRIAATPGQPVYASLGGKVAFAVNIRGYGNLIILQHGTSHASVYGHNSKLLVKEGQTVSKGQKIAEAGDLDTDRVQLYFEIRQNGKPIDPLSVLPAAG from the coding sequence GTGTTTTTCAGGTTTGTTCTGATCGCCGTAATGCTGGCGATGTCCGCATGCAGTTCGCATTCCCCAAGCCCCGGTACTTCCGCCAACAAAGTCGTGGCCGGCACCTACAAGGTCAAGCGCGGCGATACCCTGTATTCGATTGCCGCGCGCCATGGCTGGAACTTCAAGGAACTGGCGCGCTACAACGGCATCGGTGCGCCCTATGCGGTGAATGTCGGCCAGACCATCCGCTTCGGCGGCTCGAAAACCACCACCCGCAGCACCACCCGCACCACTACCAGCGCCAGCAAGGCCAGGCCCGCAGCGCCGGCCACCAAGGTCACCCTGCGCGGTTGGGCGTGGCCGCTGCAGGGCACGGTGATCCGCCGCTTCTCGTCCGCCGACAAGCTCAACAAGGGCATCCGCATCGCTGCGACACCGGGCCAGCCGGTGTACGCAAGCCTGGGCGGCAAAGTGGCCTTCGCGGTGAACATCCGTGGTTACGGCAATCTGATCATCCTCCAGCACGGCACGTCCCACGCCAGCGTCTACGGCCACAACAGCAAGTTGCTGGTCAAGGAAGGCCAGACCGTCAGCAAGGGCCAGAAGATCGCCGAAGCCGGCGACCTGGATACCGACCGGGTGCAGCTGTATTTCGAGATTCGCCAGAACGGCAAGCCGATTGACCCATTGAGCGTACTGCCGGCAGCAGGCTGA
- a CDS encoding LysR family transcriptional regulator translates to MTLTQLEIFAVVAARKGFTLAAAQLKISQSGVSHAVRALEQELGVALFERQQGQIELTDIGSRLLQRAQALLGLAETMRQEALDARGMKQGTLRIGSFGPTASVRLLPAILGAYRQAYPGIEVHIDEGPDRQVLQWLQERRIDVGFVVLPEEQFDTYPLLEDQMVALMPAEHALAQQSAVTLKQLCFDPFVLTEAGSAEIVSRLFLAARLQPRVRYCTSQLLSTLEMVARGEGLSVVAQSSLPLPATLEYVQRPLDPPVKRTVGLAVVDERIISPATRAFIEVARTLPRNAAD, encoded by the coding sequence ATGACCTTGACCCAGCTGGAAATTTTCGCCGTTGTCGCCGCGCGCAAAGGCTTCACCCTGGCGGCTGCGCAACTGAAAATCTCGCAATCAGGGGTTTCCCACGCTGTTCGTGCCCTGGAACAGGAGCTGGGTGTCGCCCTGTTCGAGCGTCAGCAGGGGCAGATCGAGCTGACCGATATTGGCAGCCGCCTGCTGCAACGGGCGCAGGCCTTGCTCGGCCTGGCTGAAACCATGCGCCAGGAGGCCCTGGACGCGCGCGGGATGAAACAGGGTACGCTACGCATCGGCTCGTTCGGGCCGACGGCGTCGGTGCGCTTGTTGCCGGCGATCCTTGGCGCCTATCGCCAGGCGTATCCCGGCATCGAGGTGCATATCGACGAAGGCCCGGACCGCCAGGTGCTGCAATGGTTGCAGGAGCGGCGTATCGACGTTGGCTTTGTGGTGCTACCCGAAGAGCAGTTCGATACCTACCCGTTGCTGGAAGACCAGATGGTGGCGCTGATGCCCGCTGAGCATGCGTTGGCGCAGCAGTCTGCGGTGACCCTCAAGCAATTGTGCTTCGACCCTTTCGTACTGACCGAAGCCGGTTCCGCCGAGATTGTCTCGCGCCTGTTTCTCGCCGCCAGGTTGCAGCCACGGGTTCGCTACTGCACCTCGCAACTGCTCAGCACCCTGGAAATGGTCGCCCGTGGTGAAGGCTTGAGCGTCGTGGCCCAGTCGTCCTTGCCGTTGCCCGCGACCCTGGAGTACGTGCAGCGCCCGCTCGATCCGCCGGTCAAGCGTACGGTCGGGCTGGCCGTCGTCGATGAGCGCATCATCTCGCCCGCGACCCGGGCCTTTATCGAAGTTGCACGGACTTTGCCGCGTAATGCTGCCGACTGA
- a CDS encoding DMT family transporter, with protein MPSHFCTYLKLALVSMLWGGTFVAGRALASGIDPLLLGSLRFALASGVLMMILLVSKKGFVRVNRIQAMQIAGLGFSGIYAYTLFFFHGLQYTNASRASLIVATNPAVMAIVAYLCFRQRLGRAQLLGIVLCLLGAGWVVLARAPGAIGQGNWIGDGLIFGCVLSWVIFSVFCVSLVKQIGALHTVTYAVFAGAAMLSLHALLNGSLSMRALRLLSARDLTSLVYLGALGSALAYVLYYDAIARIGATRAGSFIALNPMTAVVAGAVLLGEQISGAMMIGGTLVILGILLVNRVRAPLSCPASSAGSPCRSGREPG; from the coding sequence ATGCCGTCTCACTTTTGCACCTACCTGAAACTTGCGCTGGTCTCGATGCTCTGGGGCGGGACCTTCGTCGCCGGCCGCGCCCTGGCCAGCGGCATCGACCCGCTGTTACTCGGCAGCCTGCGCTTTGCCTTGGCCAGCGGGGTGCTGATGATGATCCTGCTGGTTTCGAAAAAAGGCTTTGTCCGGGTGAACAGGATTCAGGCCATGCAGATCGCCGGCCTGGGGTTTTCCGGTATCTATGCCTACACCCTGTTCTTCTTCCATGGCTTGCAGTACACCAATGCCTCCAGGGCTTCACTGATCGTGGCGACCAATCCCGCCGTGATGGCGATCGTCGCCTACCTGTGTTTCAGGCAACGCCTGGGCCGCGCGCAGCTCCTCGGCATCGTCCTGTGCCTGCTGGGCGCCGGCTGGGTAGTGCTGGCCCGAGCCCCTGGGGCAATCGGCCAGGGCAACTGGATCGGCGATGGTTTGATCTTCGGCTGCGTGCTGAGCTGGGTGATCTTCAGCGTGTTCTGCGTAAGCCTAGTCAAACAGATCGGCGCGCTGCATACGGTGACCTACGCCGTGTTCGCCGGGGCGGCGATGCTCAGCCTGCATGCCCTGCTCAATGGCAGCCTGAGCATGAGGGCATTGCGCTTGCTGTCGGCGCGCGACCTCACCAGCCTGGTGTACCTGGGGGCGTTGGGTTCGGCACTGGCGTACGTGCTGTATTACGACGCCATCGCCAGGATCGGCGCCACCCGGGCCGGCAGCTTCATCGCCCTCAACCCCATGACCGCCGTGGTGGCCGGCGCCGTGCTGCTGGGCGAGCAAATCAGCGGCGCCATGATGATCGGCGGCACGTTGGTGATCCTCGGCATCCTGCTGGTCAACCGGGTGCGGGCACCGCTCAGTTGTCCTGCTTCCAGTGCAGGTTCACCTTGCCGGTCTGGCCGGGAACCAGGTTGA
- a CDS encoding ankyrin repeat domain-containing protein: MELSPAERQLLQDHRLALLEGCVIFDVQPPIDAQTLARVEAHLAGPVPAGLLQLWQTGLGGRVGYDLEVVYDGHRHPFSFSELFYPDSDGYRDLWGWIEHELEQAEEAARDEGRPWSGKLDYLPFGGFEYLERLYVCVTPGPDHGAVIAWSRGLPPAWAGSLHQDSLARIADDIAGLFRLLAYEEDPFDPQAEYSSASELLEALDELGNAGDAGLALKTRLETLLRQRVLDWRPALADGSLANQPRLRQLALLDAASQGDIERLATLRNAGCDLSEALRGHGASLECCLQHGHLEAASWLLDQGVPVQADTLSIGASQVSPALASRLLGMGALSEPSAVLSAAAQGHMESAEVMARALLEASTASADALRKALVERAEQQRRDAKRIKARKMYSNRSFEQYLAEAERMETLVQTLFG; encoded by the coding sequence ATGGAACTCTCCCCCGCCGAACGTCAGCTGCTGCAGGACCACCGCCTGGCCCTGTTAGAAGGCTGTGTGATCTTCGATGTCCAGCCGCCCATCGACGCGCAAACCCTGGCCCGGGTCGAAGCCCATCTGGCCGGCCCCGTGCCTGCAGGTCTGTTGCAGCTGTGGCAGACCGGCCTGGGCGGTCGCGTCGGCTACGACCTGGAGGTGGTTTACGACGGCCATCGCCACCCGTTCTCCTTCAGTGAACTGTTCTATCCCGACAGCGACGGCTACCGCGATCTCTGGGGCTGGATCGAACACGAACTGGAACAGGCCGAAGAAGCCGCCCGGGACGAGGGTCGCCCCTGGAGCGGCAAACTGGACTACCTGCCTTTCGGCGGTTTCGAGTACCTGGAGCGGCTGTACGTCTGCGTCACCCCGGGCCCCGACCATGGCGCAGTGATTGCCTGGAGCCGTGGGCTGCCACCGGCCTGGGCCGGCAGCCTGCACCAGGACAGCCTCGCGCGCATCGCCGATGACATCGCCGGGTTGTTTCGCCTGCTGGCCTACGAAGAAGACCCGTTCGACCCACAGGCCGAGTACAGCAGCGCCAGCGAACTGCTCGAAGCACTGGATGAACTGGGCAATGCCGGTGACGCGGGGCTGGCGCTCAAGACGCGGCTGGAAACGTTACTGCGTCAGCGGGTACTGGACTGGCGCCCGGCACTGGCCGATGGCAGCCTCGCCAATCAGCCACGCCTGCGCCAACTGGCGTTGCTCGATGCTGCCAGTCAGGGCGATATCGAACGCCTGGCAACCCTGCGCAACGCTGGCTGCGACCTGAGCGAGGCGCTGCGCGGACACGGTGCGAGCCTGGAATGCTGCCTGCAGCACGGGCACCTGGAGGCGGCCAGCTGGTTGCTCGACCAGGGCGTGCCGGTGCAGGCCGACACCCTGTCGATTGGCGCTTCCCAGGTTTCCCCGGCATTGGCCTCGCGCTTGCTGGGCATGGGTGCCTTGAGCGAACCGAGTGCAGTGCTCAGCGCCGCTGCCCAGGGCCATATGGAAAGTGCCGAGGTCATGGCCCGGGCGCTGCTGGAGGCTTCGACGGCCAGTGCCGACGCATTGCGCAAAGCACTGGTGGAACGCGCCGAGCAGCAGCGTCGCGACGCCAAGCGGATCAAGGCGAGAAAAATGTACAGCAATCGCAGTTTCGAGCAATACCTGGCCGAAGCTGAACGCATGGAAACCCTTGTGCAAACGCTGTTCGGCTGA